The Chloroflexota bacterium nucleotide sequence GCTCGTCAAGGTCGGCCGTCCTTCTGAATCGGAGCCAAAGACGGAGAACCAGTCATGACCGCAGTTCGTCGCCCCGCATCCTGCACGTTTTGGAGTAACGCATGCCAAAAGTGATCGGCATAGATCTCGGGACTACCAACTCTGTCGTAGCGGTGATGGAGGGCGGCGAGCCAGTCGTTATCCCAAACGCCGAAGGCAGCCGGTTGACACCGTCCGTCGTGGCCGTGAATCCCAAGACGGGTGAGCGTCTGGTTGGCCAGGTGGCCAAGCGCCAGGCGATCACAAATCCGGATAACACCATCTTCTCCATCAAGCGCTTCATGGGTCGAAAACTGGACGATCCTGCGGTGGAGCGAGACCGAAAGCTGGTGCCGTATCAACTCAGCGCCGCGGAGAACGGTGACGTGCGTGTCAAGCTGGGGGAAAAGACCTATTCGCCCCAGGAGATCTCCGCGATGATCCTCCAGAAGCTCAAGCGCGACGCGGAAGCGTATCTGGGCGAGCCCGTGACCCAGGCCGTGATCACCGTGCCCGCGTACTTCAACGACAGCCAGCGCCAGGCGACGAAAGACGCCGGAACGATTGCCGGGCTCGAAGTTCTCCGCATCATCAACGAGCCCACCGCGTCGGCCCTGGCGTACGGCTTGGGGAAGCAGAACGACGAGGAGGTGGCGGTCTACGACCTCGGCGGCGGCACCTTCGACATCTCCATCCTCCGATTAGGCGATGGCGTGTTCGAGGTCATTTCCACCAACGGCGACACCCACCTGGGCGGCGATGATTTCGACCAGCGCATCATCGATTGGATCTGCGATGAATTCAAAGCGCAGGAGGGCATCGACATGCGGCAGGACCGCATGGCCCTCCAGCGTCTGAAGGAGGCGGCCGAGAAGGCGAAAGTGGAGCTATCGTCCGTCTTGCAGGCGGAGATCAACCTTCCCTTCATCACGGCGGACGCCTCTGGCCCGAAACACCTCGTCCTCACCCTCACGAGGGCCAAGCTGGAGCAGCTGACGGGCGACCTCATAGAGCGGACGAAGGGACCCGTAAGCCAGGCGCTGAACGACGCAAACCTCCAGCCGAGCGCGGTGGAGGAAGTCGTCCTGGTTGGCGGCCAGACGCGCATGCCGGCCGTCGTCGAGATGGTCAAGAAGTACTTCAACCGGGAGCCCCACAAGGGGGTGAACCCAGACGAGGTTGTTGCGATCGGCGCGGCGATCCAGGCTGGCGTGCTCCAGGGTGACGTCAAGAACGTGTTACTCCTCGACGTGACGCCCCTAACCCTGGGGATCGAAACCTTGGGGGGCGTCATGACGCCCCTCATCCCACGCAACACCACGGTTCCTACGGCCAAAAGCCAGGTCTTCAGCACGGCGGCCGACAACCAGACGTCGGTCGAGATCCACGTTCTCCAGGGCGAGCGGCCGATGGCCCACGACAATAAGAGCATCGGACGATTTATTCTGGATGGCATCCTCCCGGCGCCCCGTGGGCTGCCTCAGATCGAAGTGACGTTCGACATCGATGCCAACGGGATCCTCTCAGTCTCGGCAAAGGACAAAGCGACGGGCCGCGAGCAGCGCATCACCATTACGGCGTCCAGCGGTCTCAGCAAGGACGAGATCGAGAAGATGACGAAGGAGGCCGAGGCCCATGCCGAGGAGGACAAGCGCGCTCGAGAGGTCATCGAGAGCAAGAACAACGCCGACTCTCTCGCATACTCCGCGGAAAAGATCCTGCGCGAGGACGACGGCAAACTGCCCGCGGCGCTAAAGGACGAGGTGCAGCAGCACATTTCTGCCGTTCGAACCGCGCTGGAACGTGATGACCCGAATGAGATACGCTCCGCAACGGAAGCATTGAGCCAAGCCATGCAGAAGCTGGGCGCCGCTGTCTATGGCCAGGCTGGCGCTCCCGGCCAGGGAGAGCCGCCCAAGGGCGGCGATGAAGGCACCGTGGAAGGCGAATTTCGAGAGGTTTGACGCAGAAGCAGGAGATGGCCAGGAGCAAGCGCGACTACTACGAGGTGCTGGGCGTTCCACGCTCCGCATCGGAAGATGACATTCGCCGGGCCTTTCGGAAGCTCGCATTCGAATACCATCCGGACCGGAATTCGAGCTCGGATGCGGCTGATCGGTTCAAGGAGATCAGCGAAGCGTACGAGGTCCTTCAAGATTCACAGAAGCGGCAATCGTACGATCGGTTTGGTCACGCCGGCGTCGATTCATCCTTCAATGGCGGGTTCGCCGGCGGCTTCGCCGACTTCGGTTTCGAGGACATTTTCGACACGTTCTTCGGCCGGAGCTCGGCGGGTCGTCGTCCTCGTGCGCAGCGCGGCGCGGATCTTCGCACTGACGTGAGCATCTCCTTCGAAGACGCCGTCTTTGGGACGAAGCGGGATCTGGAAATCCAAAAGCTCGAGACGTGCAGCGCGTGCGCGGGCTCGGGGCTCGAAGCGGGAACCAAACCGGAGCGGTGCGCTCGCTGCGATGGAACCGGAGAGGTTCGCCGATCTCATCAGTCGATCTTCGGACAGTTCGTCAACGTCAGCGTGTGCGACCGATGCGGTGGCGAGGGTCAGGTCATTAAGACGCCCTGCAGCGCGTGTCGCGGGAGCGGTCGCGTTGAGGTCGCGAAGCACATCGAGCTGACGATTCCCGCCGGAATCGACGACGGGACGCAGATTCGGCTCACCGGCGAGGGAGAGCCGCCGGATCGGCGACGTGGGGGTCGCGTTCCGGGCGATCTGTACGTCACCGTGCACGCGCCATCGCAGCAGTCGCTGGAGTGGGAGGGCTACACTCTCGTGCTTCGGCGCCAAAACCACGACCTGGTGCTGGACATACCGGTCAACGTGGCGGATGCGACGCTGGGCGCGAGCTACACCCTCCCCGGGCTGGATGGCCCGGTTGAGATCAACGTCCCTGCGGGAACCCAGTATGGAAAGGTTTTCCGAATTAAGGGAAAGGGTGTCCCCCACCTCCGCGAGAACCGCCGCGGGGATCTTCAGGTCCGCGTGCACGTCATGGTTCCGAC carries:
- the dnaJ gene encoding molecular chaperone DnaJ, with the protein product MARSKRDYYEVLGVPRSASEDDIRRAFRKLAFEYHPDRNSSSDAADRFKEISEAYEVLQDSQKRQSYDRFGHAGVDSSFNGGFAGGFADFGFEDIFDTFFGRSSAGRRPRAQRGADLRTDVSISFEDAVFGTKRDLEIQKLETCSACAGSGLEAGTKPERCARCDGTGEVRRSHQSIFGQFVNVSVCDRCGGEGQVIKTPCSACRGSGRVEVAKHIELTIPAGIDDGTQIRLTGEGEPPDRRRGGRVPGDLYVTVHAPSQQSLEWEGYTLVLRRQNHDLVLDIPVNVADATLGASYTLPGLDGPVEINVPAGTQYGKVFRIKGKGVPHLRENRRGDLQVRVHVMVPTDLTREQKDLFKKLGETFHKTNNANAKSLFDKVKEAFGV
- the dnaK gene encoding molecular chaperone DnaK encodes the protein MPKVIGIDLGTTNSVVAVMEGGEPVVIPNAEGSRLTPSVVAVNPKTGERLVGQVAKRQAITNPDNTIFSIKRFMGRKLDDPAVERDRKLVPYQLSAAENGDVRVKLGEKTYSPQEISAMILQKLKRDAEAYLGEPVTQAVITVPAYFNDSQRQATKDAGTIAGLEVLRIINEPTASALAYGLGKQNDEEVAVYDLGGGTFDISILRLGDGVFEVISTNGDTHLGGDDFDQRIIDWICDEFKAQEGIDMRQDRMALQRLKEAAEKAKVELSSVLQAEINLPFITADASGPKHLVLTLTRAKLEQLTGDLIERTKGPVSQALNDANLQPSAVEEVVLVGGQTRMPAVVEMVKKYFNREPHKGVNPDEVVAIGAAIQAGVLQGDVKNVLLLDVTPLTLGIETLGGVMTPLIPRNTTVPTAKSQVFSTAADNQTSVEIHVLQGERPMAHDNKSIGRFILDGILPAPRGLPQIEVTFDIDANGILSVSAKDKATGREQRITITASSGLSKDEIEKMTKEAEAHAEEDKRAREVIESKNNADSLAYSAEKILREDDGKLPAALKDEVQQHISAVRTALERDDPNEIRSATEALSQAMQKLGAAVYGQAGAPGQGEPPKGGDEGTVEGEFREV